In one window of Zingiber officinale cultivar Zhangliang chromosome 11A, Zo_v1.1, whole genome shotgun sequence DNA:
- the LOC122031786 gene encoding methylcrotonoyl-CoA carboxylase beta chain, mitochondrial-like — translation MLRAVAKRSWRGLPRRHCQATQPFCSAVLPDGIDRNTDAFSRNSAAVRDLVSQLKSNIHKVLGGGGHRAVERNRNRNKLLPRERIDRMIDPGSSFLELSQLAGCDLYEDALPSGGIITGIGPVHGRLCMFVANDPTVKGGTYYPITVKKHLRAQEIAAECNLPCIYIVDSGGANLPRQADVFPDRDNFGRIFYNQAKMSADGIPQIALVVGSCTAGGAYIPAMADESVIVKENGTIFLAGPPLVKAATGEEVSAEDLGGASMHCKVSGVSDHFAEDEIHGLTIGRNIVRNLHMAGRWANSSPNISSFYKDPLYDEKELQLIAPVDQKQPFDIRSVISRIVDGSEFEEFKKLYGTTLVTGFARIYGQPVGIIGNNGILFIESALKGSHFIELCAQRSIPLIFLQNITGFMVGSKSEANGIAKAGAKMVMAVSCAKVPKITIIIGGSFGAGNYGMCGRAYSPNFLFLWPTAKISVMGGMQAAGVLAQIERSNKKKQGIEWTKEEEEKFKSKVVEAYDKEGSPYFSTARLWDDGIIDPSDTRKVVGLCLSASTKPVPQDTKYGVFRM, via the exons ATGCTAAGAGCTGTTGCTAAGCGATCGTGGAGAGGTCTCCCACGTCGCCACTGCCAGGCGACGCAGCCCTTCTGCTCCGCCGTGCTGCCTGATGGCATCGACCGAAACACCGACGCCTTTTCTCGCAACTCCGCGGCCGTTCGGGACCTCGTCTCCCAACTCAAATCCAACATCCATAAG GTCCTTGGCGGCGGAGGCCATCGAGCTGTCGAGAGGAATAGGAACCGGAATAAGCTGCTTCCCAGGGAGCGGATCGACCGGATGATCGATCCTGGGTCTTCGTTTCTTGAGCTGTCTCAG CTTGCAGGATGTGACCTATATGAAGATGCATTACCTTCAGGGGGAATTATTACTGGAATAGGACCTGTGCATGGGCGGCTGTGCATGTTTGTAGCAAATGATCCCACTGTTAAGGGCGGGACATACTACCCCATTACTGTTAAGAAGCATCTAAGAGCGCAAGAAATTGCTGCTGAATGTAATTTGCCATGCATATATATTGTTGACAGTGGGGGTGCTAATCTTCCAAGACAAGCTGATGTCTTTCCTGACCGGGACAACTTTGGTAGGATATTTTATAACCAAGCCAAAATGTCTGCTGACGGCATACCCCAGATTGCCCTGGTTGTAGGTTCTTGTACTGCTGGTGGTGCTTATATACCTGCAATGGCTGATGAAAGTGTCATTGTCAAAGAGAATGGAACAATATTTCTAGCTGGACCTCCTCTTGTGAAG GCTGCTACAGGTGAAGAGGTGTCTGCCGAGGATTTGGGAGGTGCATCCATGCATTGTAAGGTATCAGGAGTATCAGATCATTTTGCAGAAG ATGAAATTCATGGCCTGACAATTGGGAGAAATATAGTTAGGAACCTACACATGGCTGGGAGATGGGCAAATAGTTCACCAAACATCTCTTCTTTTTATAAAGATCCATTATATGATGAGAAGGAACTTCAATTGATAGCACCTGTTGATCAGAAGCAGCCCTTTGATATTAGATCTGTGATTTCTCGCATTGTTGATGGAAGCGAATTTGAAGAATTCAAGAAGTTATATGGCACA ACACTTGTGACAGGTTTTGCAAGAATCTATGGACAACCAGTTGGAATAATCGGAAATAATGGCATATTGTTTATTGAATCTGCTCTAAAAGGATCTCATTTTATTGAGTTATGTGCACAGCGTAGTATTCCTTTGATATTTCTTCAGAATATCACTGGATTTATG GTTGGATCAAAGTCTGAGGCAAATGGTATTGCTAAAGCTGGAGCCAAAATGGTTATGGCTGTTTCCTGTGCAAAG GTTCCTAAGATAACAATAATTATTGGTGGAAGTTTTGGTGCTGGGAATTATGGAATGTGTGGACGAGCATACAGTCCCAACTTCTTGTTTCTATGGCCTACTGCGAAGATATCTGTGATGGGTGGCATGCAG GCTGCTGGTGTTCTTGCCCAAATTGAGAGGAGCAACAAGAAAAAACAAGGAATTGAG tggaccaaggaagaagaggagaaatttAAGAGCAAGGTTGTAGAGGCATATGACAAAGAAGGAAGCCCCTATTTCTCCACTGCAAGGCTGTGGGATGATGGCATCATCGACCCCTCTGACACTAGAAAGGTCGTTGGCCTCTGTCTTTCTGCTTCAACTAAGCCTGTTCCTCAGGATACCAAATATGGTGTCTTCCGAATGTGA